From a region of the Ammospiza nelsoni isolate bAmmNel1 chromosome 26, bAmmNel1.pri, whole genome shotgun sequence genome:
- the MRPL45 gene encoding large ribosomal subunit protein mL45 — translation MAAAMAAGLGRGAPRLCWKAAESLLRPGALPPCVLVPVRSRRKGPRLPEWARELSPEERERRLRCAAPVFPDERVERTFFLACTAEIMDPYVPPEGDARLTSLSKDGVKQQMQKLRQTAASQLALRKIKDHDPDFSTKTFPEKAQEIFIEAHNSLANFNKQKLHSLVTERCYPDMVRGNRYKTIRWRFLESLEPPRVVHVRCEGILNRGNLYGQVTVRMHSRQILAIYDRFGRLMYGGEEIPKDVLEYVVFERYLVNPYGTWRMHGKIVPEWAPPKDPIIKTVMIPAPDPSQEHETAK, via the exons ATGGCGGCCGCCATggcggcggggctgggccgCGGGGCCCCGCGGCTCTGCTGGAAG GCCGCCGAGTCCCTGCTCCGTCCCGGGGCGCTGCCGCCCTGTGTGCTTGTGCcggtgaggagcaggaggaagggcCCGCGGCTGCCCGAGTGGGCCCGGGAGCTGAGCCCTGaggagcgggagcggcggcTCCGGTGCGCGGCGCCGGTTTTCCCGGACGAGCGCGTGGAGCGCACCTTCTTCCTGGCCTGCACGG CTGAGATCATGGATCCCTACGTCCCTCCCGAGGGCGATGCCCGCCTGACCTCGCTGTCCAAGGACGGGGTGAAGCAGCAGATGCAGAAGCTGAGGCAGACAGCGGCCTCCCAGCTGGC CCTGCGGAAGATCAAGGATCACGACCCGGATTTCAGCACCAAAACCTTCCCTGAGAAAGCCCAGGAGATATTTATTGAGGCCCACAACTCCCTGGCAAA CTTTAACAAGCAGAAGCTTCACTCCCTGGTGACGGAGCGCTGCTACCCC gacatGGTGCGAGGGAACAGGTACAAAACCATCCGCTGGCGGTTCCTGGAGTCCCTGGAGCCCCCCAGGGTGGTGCACGTGCGCTGTGAGGGCATCCTGAACCGCGGCAACCTCTACGGGCAGGTGACGGTGAGGATGCACAGCCGCCAG ATTTTGGCCATCTATGACCGCTTTGGGCGGCTGATGTACGGCGGGGAGGAGATTCCCAAGGATGTTCTGGAGTACGTTGTGTTTGAGAGGTACCTGGTGAACCCCTATGGAACCTGGAGGATGCACGGCAAGATCGTCCCAGAGTGGGCCCCACCCAAGGATCCCATCATTAAG ACCGTGATGATTCCAGCCCCGGATCCCTCACAGGAGCATGAAACAGCAAAGTAG